A section of the Styela clava chromosome 9, kaStyClav1.hap1.2, whole genome shotgun sequence genome encodes:
- the LOC120340186 gene encoding uncharacterized protein LOC120340186 isoform X3 → MSHIYGNVEPPEETNENVYEDYINPTASSGATRQDDAGEKNSESKNRKISWYNIAISTAVILSIGLASCGMIFAVQNNNRIQKLMEELEMKMVTMDNRIRKIDTETNLIRVNHEELKVKMVTMEDHMRDIDTNTNLIRINHKDFSSSVKNSIDTMKLTLHHIESLEYPVAVRLVGGNITKRSGRVEVRYNDIWGTICDDGWGQEESNVVCHMLGFGNASRYYSSAHFGTGYGKIWLDDVKCTGIESDITWCRHIGWGNHNCGHGEDVSVACDSVPES, encoded by the exons ATGTCTCATATCTACGGTAACGTCGAACCACCAGAGGAGACAAACGAAAATGTTTATGAGGATTACATAAATCCCACTGCGTCATCTGGAGCCACAAGGCAAG ATGATGCTGGTGAAAAAAACTCTGAAAGTAAGAATCGAAAAATCAGTTGGTATAACATCGCCATAAGTACTGCTGTCATCTTATCTATTGGACTAGCATCATGCGGAATGATTTTCGCTGTTCAG AATAATAACAGAATCCAAAAACTAATGGAGG AATTGGAGATGAAAATGGTAACAATGGATAATCGTATAAGAAAGATTGATACTGAAACCAACTTGATCCGCGTCAATCATGAAG AACTGAAGGTGAAAATGGTAACAATGGAAGATCATATGAGAGATATTGATACTAACACCAACTTGATTCGCATAAATCATAAAG atttttcttcttctgtgaAGAATTCCATCGATACTATGAAACTAACTCTGCATCATATAGAAAGTTTAG AATATCCAGTAGCTGTGCGATTGGTTGGAGGAAACATCACTAAACGTTCAGGTCGTGTTGAAGTTCGTTACAACGACATATGGGGGACGATCTGTGATGATGGCTGGGGGCAGGAAGAATCAAACGTTGTCTGTCACATGCTTGGTTTCGGAAACGCTTCAAGATATTATAGTAGTGCGCACTTTGGAACGGGGTATGGGAAGATATGGCTCGATGACGTCAAATGCACTGGAATTGAAAGCGACATTACTTGGTGCCGACATATAGGTTGGGGCAATCACAATTGTGGTCATGGCGAAGATGTTTCCGTTGCCTGCGATTCTGTGCCGGAATCATGA
- the LOC120340186 gene encoding uncharacterized protein LOC120340186 isoform X1 → MSHIYGNVEPPEETNENVYEDYINPTASSGATRQDDAGEKNSESKNRKISWYNIAISTAVILSIGLASCGMIFAVQNNNRIQKLMEALEVKIENITTKVMHNHGELEMKMVTMDNRIRKIDTETNLIRVNHEESEQKIENLTIKVMRNHEELKVKMVTMEDHMRDIDTNTNLIRINHKDFSSSVKNSIDTMKLTLHHIESLEYPVAVRLVGGNITKRSGRVEVRYNDIWGTICDDGWGQEESNVVCHMLGFGNASRYYSSAHFGTGYGKIWLDDVKCTGIESDITWCRHIGWGNHNCGHGEDVSVACDSVPES, encoded by the exons ATGTCTCATATCTACGGTAACGTCGAACCACCAGAGGAGACAAACGAAAATGTTTATGAGGATTACATAAATCCCACTGCGTCATCTGGAGCCACAAGGCAAG ATGATGCTGGTGAAAAAAACTCTGAAAGTAAGAATCGAAAAATCAGTTGGTATAACATCGCCATAAGTACTGCTGTCATCTTATCTATTGGACTAGCATCATGCGGAATGATTTTCGCTGTTCAG AATAATAACAGAATCCAAAAACTAATGGAGG CATTGGAAGTGAAAATTGAGAATATTACGACCAAAGTGATGCACAATCATGGAG AATTGGAGATGAAAATGGTAACAATGGATAATCGTATAAGAAAGATTGATACTGAAACCAACTTGATCCGCGTCAATCATGAAG AATCGGAACAGAAAATTGAGAATCTTACGATCAAAGTGATGCGCAATCATGAAG AACTGAAGGTGAAAATGGTAACAATGGAAGATCATATGAGAGATATTGATACTAACACCAACTTGATTCGCATAAATCATAAAG atttttcttcttctgtgaAGAATTCCATCGATACTATGAAACTAACTCTGCATCATATAGAAAGTTTAG AATATCCAGTAGCTGTGCGATTGGTTGGAGGAAACATCACTAAACGTTCAGGTCGTGTTGAAGTTCGTTACAACGACATATGGGGGACGATCTGTGATGATGGCTGGGGGCAGGAAGAATCAAACGTTGTCTGTCACATGCTTGGTTTCGGAAACGCTTCAAGATATTATAGTAGTGCGCACTTTGGAACGGGGTATGGGAAGATATGGCTCGATGACGTCAAATGCACTGGAATTGAAAGCGACATTACTTGGTGCCGACATATAGGTTGGGGCAATCACAATTGTGGTCATGGCGAAGATGTTTCCGTTGCCTGCGATTCTGTGCCGGAATCATGA
- the LOC120340186 gene encoding uncharacterized protein LOC120340186 isoform X2: protein MSHIYGNVEPPEETNENVYEDYINPTASSGATRQDDAGEKNSESKNRKISWYNIAISTAVILSIGLASCGMIFAVQNNNRIQKLMEELEMKMVTMDNRIRKIDTETNLIRVNHEESEQKIENLTIKVMRNHEELKVKMVTMEDHMRDIDTNTNLIRINHKDFSSSVKNSIDTMKLTLHHIESLEYPVAVRLVGGNITKRSGRVEVRYNDIWGTICDDGWGQEESNVVCHMLGFGNASRYYSSAHFGTGYGKIWLDDVKCTGIESDITWCRHIGWGNHNCGHGEDVSVACDSVPES, encoded by the exons ATGTCTCATATCTACGGTAACGTCGAACCACCAGAGGAGACAAACGAAAATGTTTATGAGGATTACATAAATCCCACTGCGTCATCTGGAGCCACAAGGCAAG ATGATGCTGGTGAAAAAAACTCTGAAAGTAAGAATCGAAAAATCAGTTGGTATAACATCGCCATAAGTACTGCTGTCATCTTATCTATTGGACTAGCATCATGCGGAATGATTTTCGCTGTTCAG AATAATAACAGAATCCAAAAACTAATGGAGG AATTGGAGATGAAAATGGTAACAATGGATAATCGTATAAGAAAGATTGATACTGAAACCAACTTGATCCGCGTCAATCATGAAG AATCGGAACAGAAAATTGAGAATCTTACGATCAAAGTGATGCGCAATCATGAAG AACTGAAGGTGAAAATGGTAACAATGGAAGATCATATGAGAGATATTGATACTAACACCAACTTGATTCGCATAAATCATAAAG atttttcttcttctgtgaAGAATTCCATCGATACTATGAAACTAACTCTGCATCATATAGAAAGTTTAG AATATCCAGTAGCTGTGCGATTGGTTGGAGGAAACATCACTAAACGTTCAGGTCGTGTTGAAGTTCGTTACAACGACATATGGGGGACGATCTGTGATGATGGCTGGGGGCAGGAAGAATCAAACGTTGTCTGTCACATGCTTGGTTTCGGAAACGCTTCAAGATATTATAGTAGTGCGCACTTTGGAACGGGGTATGGGAAGATATGGCTCGATGACGTCAAATGCACTGGAATTGAAAGCGACATTACTTGGTGCCGACATATAGGTTGGGGCAATCACAATTGTGGTCATGGCGAAGATGTTTCCGTTGCCTGCGATTCTGTGCCGGAATCATGA